The following proteins are encoded in a genomic region of Paenibacillus sp. FSL H3-0469:
- the cdaA gene encoding diadenylate cyclase CdaA, with protein sequence MSYFTDLTWKESIKDIIDILIVSYIIYKVLNMVRGTRAVQLLKGILVLVVIWGGSTLLDLYTLKWLMNQMFTFGVFAIFIIFQPELRRGLEQLGRGKFFGRNAESDEEISKLIGEVIKAVNYLAVRKIGALIVFERATGLNEYTESGIAMRSEVSSELLINIFIPNTPLHDGALIMQGSQIAAAACYLPLSENPFISKELGTRHRAAIGISEVADSVSVVVSEETGQISLAINGQIVRDIKEESLISKLHQELSASSSPLMEKSSAFWRRRGNKDNG encoded by the coding sequence ATGAGCTACTTTACTGACCTTACATGGAAAGAATCCATTAAAGATATAATCGATATTCTAATTGTCAGCTACATTATCTATAAAGTGCTCAATATGGTGCGCGGGACGCGGGCGGTTCAGCTGCTGAAGGGGATTCTGGTGCTGGTCGTGATCTGGGGCGGCAGTACGCTTCTCGACTTATACACGCTGAAATGGCTGATGAACCAGATGTTTACGTTCGGGGTGTTTGCGATCTTTATTATTTTTCAGCCGGAGCTGCGGCGGGGGCTGGAACAGCTGGGCCGGGGCAAGTTCTTCGGGCGGAATGCGGAGAGCGATGAGGAGATCAGCAAATTAATCGGCGAAGTGATTAAAGCCGTGAATTATCTTGCTGTCCGTAAAATCGGGGCATTGATCGTATTTGAACGGGCTACGGGGCTTAATGAATATACGGAATCAGGGATTGCCATGCGTTCTGAGGTCAGCTCGGAGCTGCTGATTAATATCTTCATTCCCAACACGCCGCTGCATGACGGGGCGCTGATTATGCAGGGAAGCCAGATTGCTGCGGCGGCCTGTTACCTGCCGCTCTCTGAGAATCCGTTCATCAGCAAGGAGCTGGGAACCCGGCACCGTGCCGCCATAGGTATCAGCGAGGTAGCAGACTCGGTGTCTGTGGTCGTCTCCGAGGAGACGGGGCAGATCTCACTGGCCATTAATGGACAAATTGTCCGGGATATCAAGGAAGAATCCCTGATCTCGAAGCTGCACCAAGAGCTGAGTGCAAGCAGCTCGCCCCTGATGGAGAAGAGCTCTGCTTTCTGGAGACGGAGGGGGAATAAAGACAATGGATAA
- a CDS encoding zf-HC2 domain-containing protein has translation MECKLAVSMMHDYLDDDLPDLQQRELKEHLLSCTECRARFKELEQTDMLMFSLMHQAPVASEDMVSRIMDSLPKPKKERAFITWIKRHPALTAASMFILVMLMSSVTFWNQDRQLVVRGADLDQVVIKGNTVIVPSGKIISGDLTVENGKTQVYGEVNGNVTVIDGSLYQASTAHISGQVKSIDQAVSWIWYKVTNMFSEVAYR, from the coding sequence ATGGAATGCAAACTGGCCGTCTCTATGATGCACGACTACCTGGATGACGACTTGCCCGACCTGCAGCAGAGGGAATTGAAGGAGCATCTTTTATCCTGTACGGAGTGCCGTGCGAGGTTCAAAGAACTGGAACAGACCGATATGCTGATGTTTTCCCTGATGCACCAGGCACCTGTGGCCTCGGAGGATATGGTTAGCCGGATTATGGATTCATTACCGAAACCCAAGAAGGAAAGAGCCTTCATCACCTGGATCAAGAGACATCCGGCTCTGACGGCGGCGTCCATGTTCATTCTTGTGATGCTGATGAGCTCCGTAACCTTTTGGAATCAGGATCGGCAGCTTGTGGTTAGAGGGGCAGACCTCGACCAGGTTGTGATCAAGGGGAATACGGTGATTGTACCCTCCGGCAAAATTATCTCCGGTGATCTGACGGTGGAGAACGGTAAGACTCAAGTCTACGGGGAAGTCAACGGGAACGTAACGGTGATCGACGGTTCTCTGTATCAGGCTTCAACCGCCCATATCTCCGGGCAAGTCAAAAGTATAGACCAAGCAGTAAGCTGGATCTGGTATAAAGTGACGAACATGTTCTCTGAAGTTGCCTACCGATAG
- the sigW gene encoding RNA polymerase sigma factor SigW, giving the protein MENLEGRLTKLALKGDQRAFAELVELYKDKIYHLAYRMLNNRHEAEDVVQETFLRVYRNLDRYDDKQKFSTWIYRIGTNLCIDRLRKRRPTYSLDAEMNDQEGIDGYSMIPSDNVTPETELLLSETQRLIYEAIDSLPVKYRSVMILRYLQDLSLQEIGDVLDMPVTTIKTRVHRGREFLRKKLGPKL; this is encoded by the coding sequence GTGGAGAATCTGGAAGGCAGACTGACAAAGCTCGCCCTGAAGGGTGACCAAAGGGCATTTGCCGAGCTTGTGGAACTATATAAAGACAAAATTTATCATTTGGCTTACCGTATGCTGAATAACCGTCATGAGGCGGAGGATGTTGTTCAGGAGACTTTTTTGCGCGTCTACAGAAATCTGGACAGGTATGATGATAAGCAGAAGTTCTCGACATGGATCTACCGGATTGGCACGAACCTCTGCATTGACCGGCTGCGTAAGCGGCGCCCGACCTATTCCCTGGATGCCGAGATGAACGACCAGGAGGGGATTGACGGGTATTCGATGATTCCGAGCGATAATGTGACACCGGAGACGGAACTGCTGCTCTCGGAGACACAGAGACTCATCTATGAAGCCATCGACAGCCTGCCCGTTAAGTACAGGTCGGTGATGATTCTGCGGTATCTGCAGGATTTGTCACTTCAGGAGATCGGCGATGTGCTGGATATGCCTGTAACGACGATCAAGACCCGGGTGCACCGGGGCCGTGAGTTTTTGCGTAAGAAGTTAGGACCCAAATTGTAA
- the ppc gene encoding phosphoenolpyruvate carboxylase, protein MTELTTAVSKSNSNNLLRRDVRFLGNILGEVLVHQGGNELLDIVEKIRETSKSLRSLFLPELHNEFKELISSLDPENRHQVIRAFAIYFQLVNIAEQNHRIRRKRDYERSAGETVQPGSIESAVQELREREFSHEEVLEIMSGMSLELVMTAHPTEAMRRAILDIHKRISDDVMGLDNPTLTFREREQLREKLLNEVITLWQTDELRDRKPTVLDEVRNGMYYFHETIFEVLPDVYQELERCLSKYYPGQNWHVPTYLRFGSWIGGDRDGNPSVKAAVTLQTLRLQRKLAIREYQRIMRELMQYLSFSTSIVNVTPELLESIEADRNIINLNRVDAWRNDNEPYRIKLSYMISKTQNVLDDEKKGTPERYASPAQFIDDLNVIDRSLRHHYADYVADTYIKKLIRQVELFGFHTSTLDVRQHSQEHENAMTEVLAKMNVTPDYSKLSEQEKIVLLEKLLNDPRPLTSPYQSYSEGTEECLAVYRAIYEAQEEYGKQCITSYLISMAEAASDILEVMVFSKEVGLFRKDNDGTVVCTLQAVPLFETIDDLHDAPQIMRTLLNMPIYRDAVRAMNDLQEIMLGYSDSNKDGGVVTANWELRVALKEITATADEFGIKLKFFHGRGGALGRGGMPLNRSILAQPASTIGGGIKITEQGEVISSRYSMKGIAYRSLEQATSALITAAIHAKTPQTDLYEAKWDEIIARISEVSLNKYQDLIFRDPDFLTYFKESTPLPEVGELNIGSRPSKRKNSERFEDLRAIPWVFAWTQSRYLLPAWYAAGTGLQSFYEGKEENMKIMQHMYANFSFFTTLIDTLQMAIAKADLVIAKEYAGMGKNEEARARIFGQIEAEFKLTSELILQITGQQDILDNVPVIQESIRLRNPYVDPLSYLQVQLLAELRALREAEGDDAELLREVLLTINGIAAGLRNTG, encoded by the coding sequence ATGACCGAACTTACGACTGCCGTTAGCAAAAGCAACTCCAACAATCTGCTGCGGCGAGACGTACGGTTCCTGGGGAACATACTGGGCGAAGTCTTGGTACACCAAGGCGGCAACGAACTGCTGGATATCGTGGAGAAGATCCGGGAGACCAGCAAATCGCTGCGCTCACTGTTTTTGCCTGAACTGCACAATGAATTTAAAGAGCTGATCAGCTCACTGGACCCGGAGAATCGCCATCAGGTAATCCGCGCGTTCGCTATTTATTTCCAACTGGTGAATATCGCCGAACAGAACCACCGCATTCGCCGTAAACGCGACTACGAACGTTCTGCCGGGGAGACGGTACAACCGGGGTCGATTGAGAGCGCGGTTCAGGAGCTTCGCGAACGGGAATTCTCCCACGAAGAGGTTCTTGAGATCATGAGCGGCATGTCACTCGAGCTGGTTATGACCGCTCATCCTACAGAAGCTATGCGCCGTGCGATTCTCGATATCCACAAACGGATCTCCGACGACGTCATGGGCTTGGATAATCCGACGTTAACCTTCCGCGAACGCGAACAGCTCCGGGAGAAGCTGCTGAATGAGGTAATTACCTTGTGGCAGACTGATGAACTCCGTGACCGCAAGCCTACAGTGCTGGATGAAGTGCGTAACGGGATGTATTACTTCCATGAGACGATTTTTGAAGTGCTGCCGGATGTATATCAGGAGCTTGAGCGTTGTCTGAGCAAATATTATCCGGGCCAGAACTGGCATGTGCCGACCTATTTGCGTTTCGGTTCATGGATCGGGGGAGACCGAGACGGCAACCCTTCAGTGAAGGCAGCCGTTACCTTACAGACCCTCCGTCTGCAGCGCAAGCTGGCTATTCGTGAATACCAGCGTATTATGCGCGAGCTGATGCAGTATCTCAGCTTTAGTACAAGCATTGTGAATGTGACGCCGGAGCTGCTGGAATCCATTGAGGCAGACCGGAATATTATCAATCTCAACCGGGTCGATGCCTGGCGTAATGATAACGAGCCTTACCGGATTAAGCTCAGCTATATGATCTCGAAGACCCAGAATGTGCTGGACGATGAGAAAAAAGGAACACCAGAGCGCTACGCATCTCCGGCGCAATTCATCGACGACCTGAACGTGATTGACCGCAGCCTGCGGCATCACTATGCCGATTATGTAGCAGATACCTACATTAAGAAGCTGATTCGTCAGGTGGAGCTGTTCGGCTTCCACACCTCTACACTGGATGTCCGCCAGCACAGCCAGGAGCATGAGAATGCAATGACAGAGGTTCTGGCTAAGATGAATGTTACGCCGGATTATTCCAAGCTGTCGGAGCAAGAGAAGATTGTGCTGCTGGAGAAACTGTTGAATGATCCGCGTCCGCTGACTTCCCCTTACCAGTCCTATAGTGAAGGGACAGAGGAATGCCTGGCGGTATACCGTGCGATTTATGAGGCGCAGGAGGAATACGGCAAGCAGTGCATCACTAGCTATCTGATCAGTATGGCGGAGGCGGCAAGCGATATTCTGGAGGTTATGGTCTTCTCCAAGGAAGTCGGCTTGTTCCGCAAAGACAACGACGGTACGGTAGTCTGTACTCTGCAGGCGGTGCCGCTGTTCGAGACGATTGACGACCTGCATGATGCGCCGCAGATTATGCGTACGCTGCTCAACATGCCGATCTACCGCGATGCAGTCAGAGCGATGAATGATCTCCAGGAGATCATGCTGGGGTATTCCGATAGTAATAAAGACGGCGGTGTGGTTACAGCGAACTGGGAGCTGCGTGTGGCCTTGAAAGAGATTACAGCAACTGCCGATGAGTTCGGTATTAAGCTGAAGTTCTTCCACGGACGGGGCGGCGCACTCGGACGCGGCGGTATGCCGCTCAACCGGAGTATTCTGGCCCAGCCGGCTTCCACCATCGGCGGCGGGATTAAGATTACTGAGCAGGGTGAGGTTATCTCTTCCCGGTATTCGATGAAAGGCATTGCTTACCGCAGTCTGGAGCAGGCAACATCTGCGCTGATCACGGCGGCTATTCATGCCAAAACGCCGCAGACGGATCTGTACGAAGCTAAGTGGGATGAGATTATTGCCCGCATCTCTGAAGTCTCGCTGAATAAATATCAGGATCTGATCTTCCGTGATCCGGATTTCCTTACGTACTTCAAAGAGTCCACGCCGCTACCGGAGGTAGGCGAGCTGAATATCGGCTCACGCCCTTCGAAGCGGAAGAACAGCGAGCGCTTCGAGGACCTGCGTGCAATTCCTTGGGTATTCGCTTGGACGCAGAGCCGTTATCTGCTTCCGGCATGGTATGCCGCCGGAACCGGTCTGCAGAGCTTCTATGAGGGCAAGGAAGAGAATATGAAGATCATGCAGCATATGTATGCCAACTTCTCATTCTTCACGACCCTGATCGATACGCTGCAGATGGCTATTGCGAAGGCGGATCTTGTCATCGCTAAGGAATACGCCGGCATGGGTAAGAACGAGGAGGCGCGTGCGCGAATCTTCGGTCAAATCGAGGCCGAGTTCAAGCTGACCTCCGAGCTGATCCTTCAGATCACCGGCCAGCAGGATATTCTGGATAATGTTCCGGTCATTCAGGAATCCATCCGCCTGCGTAATCCGTATGTCGATCCGCTCAGCTACCTGCAGGTTCAGCTCCTCGCTGAGCTTCGCGCCCTGCGTGAGGCTGAGGGGGATGACGCTGAGCTGCTGCGCGAAGTGCTGCTCACGATCAATGGTATTGCAGCCGGTCTTCGGAATACCGGCTGA
- a CDS encoding holin, with translation MNSELLDNVLAFASILSVFILALVQLIKNNTHLPRNSIPFIGLGIGLLVGAAAYPFTQLELTLRLWAGGLAGLSATGLFELAFNNHSGHTMK, from the coding sequence ATGAACAGCGAACTGTTGGATAATGTATTGGCTTTTGCCTCCATTCTGTCCGTCTTTATTCTTGCCCTAGTGCAGCTGATCAAAAATAATACCCATTTGCCGCGTAACAGCATCCCTTTTATTGGACTAGGCATCGGGCTGCTGGTTGGAGCGGCGGCGTATCCTTTTACACAGCTGGAGTTGACCTTGCGTCTATGGGCAGGCGGATTGGCGGGGTTATCGGCTACCGGATTATTTGAATTGGCATTCAACAACCACTCAGGACACACAATGAAATAA
- a CDS encoding M15 family metallopeptidase produces the protein MLTLAQVLNKSAARLSGLHPAVLAGATALIERSYAGGVPILITQGLRTMAEQDALYAQGRTRPGAIVTNARGGYSYHNYGLAADFALLLPDGSSVSWDMNRDGNQNGTRDWLEVVQHAKAIGFEWGGGWTSFKDYPHLQMSFGLSLADLRTGKKPAAAAVEAAIERIKPKEEQAVKTQMKVAVQVNGRKIADGWLENGVTYVPARKIAEALGAQIAYHPAANTVEITTTPQKGAIS, from the coding sequence ATGCTGACGCTGGCTCAGGTACTGAATAAATCCGCTGCCCGCCTGTCCGGGCTTCATCCCGCCGTCCTTGCCGGAGCAACTGCGCTCATTGAACGCAGTTATGCTGGCGGGGTTCCCATTCTGATCACGCAAGGCCTGCGGACGATGGCCGAACAGGATGCGCTCTATGCCCAGGGGCGAACCCGGCCGGGAGCGATCGTGACGAATGCGCGCGGCGGGTACAGTTATCACAATTATGGATTGGCGGCGGATTTTGCGCTGCTGCTTCCGGATGGCTCTAGCGTCTCTTGGGATATGAACCGGGACGGCAACCAGAATGGCACTAGAGATTGGCTGGAGGTGGTGCAGCACGCTAAGGCCATCGGGTTCGAATGGGGCGGCGGCTGGACCAGCTTCAAGGATTACCCGCATCTGCAGATGAGCTTCGGATTAAGCCTGGCTGATCTGCGAACGGGGAAGAAACCTGCGGCTGCGGCCGTGGAAGCGGCGATAGAACGGATCAAGCCCAAGGAGGAACAAGCGGTGAAGACTCAGATGAAAGTTGCAGTACAGGTGAATGGAAGGAAGATTGCGGACGGGTGGCTGGAGAATGGGGTGACCTATGTTCCTGCACGTAAAATTGCGGAGGCGCTTGGCGCTCAGATTGCCTACCATCCGGCTGCCAACACCGTCGAAATCACCACCACACCGCAGAAAGGAGCGATTTCATGA
- a CDS encoding XkdW family protein yields MNLAKTIMHLYPNANPMHDFIVQDNGPEPVLRPGAEAKGRVRYEIKQPEIGEQPVEGVHYRHGIDYNLLTEGEDYDLVEKGPYIAVWKLNVPQPTEAELQAAWEAYEEAEANKPPVLTEMEQLQQENMVLRAQNQALSERADFIEDIIAEMATQVYS; encoded by the coding sequence ATGAACTTAGCAAAAACAATCATGCATTTATATCCAAACGCCAACCCCATGCACGACTTCATCGTGCAAGACAACGGCCCGGAACCCGTCCTGCGGCCGGGAGCCGAAGCCAAAGGCCGTGTTCGCTACGAGATCAAGCAGCCAGAGATCGGCGAACAACCCGTAGAGGGTGTCCACTACCGCCACGGCATTGACTATAATCTGCTGACTGAAGGCGAGGATTATGATCTGGTAGAGAAAGGGCCATATATTGCGGTCTGGAAGCTGAATGTGCCGCAGCCGACCGAGGCTGAGTTGCAAGCAGCTTGGGAAGCGTACGAGGAGGCTGAGGCGAACAAGCCGCCAGTGCTGACGGAGATGGAGCAGCTGCAGCAAGAGAATATGGTGCTGAGAGCGCAGAATCAGGCGCTGTCCGAGCGTGCGGATTTTATCGAGGATATTATTGCTGAAATGGCAACCCAAGTCTATTCTTAA
- a CDS encoding putative phage tail protein: protein MAYGDSIYGLMTYSADGVTGEGPEITAPDLMKYLPDYYQGVPEMEAVQASAGAACGEVAYAMADSDDQKALESATWGLSRWERMLGLASDPNKSYATRREMIKAKLRGSGTTTPEMIRRTASAFSGGDVEVVEVPGAYSFEVRFVGTLGIPANMAGLIQIMEEIKPAHLDYSFVYSYTWWDSLKSLTWNAAHGKTWNELRVYE from the coding sequence GTGGCTTATGGAGACAGTATCTATGGACTTATGACGTATTCGGCAGATGGTGTGACAGGGGAAGGGCCGGAGATTACGGCTCCCGATCTGATGAAATACTTGCCCGATTATTATCAGGGCGTGCCTGAGATGGAGGCTGTGCAGGCCAGCGCCGGTGCAGCCTGCGGTGAAGTGGCTTACGCCATGGCAGACAGTGACGATCAGAAGGCGCTGGAGTCGGCTACCTGGGGGCTGTCCCGCTGGGAGCGGATGCTGGGGCTGGCCTCGGATCCGAACAAGTCCTACGCCACCCGGCGGGAGATGATCAAGGCCAAGCTGCGGGGCAGCGGCACGACGACACCGGAGATGATCCGGCGGACGGCGTCTGCTTTTTCCGGGGGAGATGTGGAGGTCGTGGAGGTGCCCGGAGCGTATAGCTTCGAGGTCCGATTCGTCGGCACGCTGGGTATTCCGGCCAATATGGCGGGGCTGATTCAGATTATGGAGGAGATAAAGCCGGCCCATCTAGACTATAGCTTCGTATACAGCTACACCTGGTGGGACTCCTTGAAGTCCCTCACCTGGAACGCTGCGCACGGCAAGACCTGGAACGAACTAAGAGTATATGAATAG